The sequence AAATGCCAAACCGCCAACTAAAATCAGAATCATTCCTAAATAAAAGCCAATGTCTTCTTCGCTGTTCCACTTCCTAGTCGGAGTGGGTTCCGCTATTAGCTCGCTCTCCTTTAATAAATAATCAGTCGTAACGTCGAATAATTCACTTAGACGGACAATATTTTGAATGTCTGGCAAACCTTTGTCTGTCTCCCATTTCCACACGGCTTGCCTGGAAACGTTCAATTCTTTCGCCAATTGTTCTTGAGAAAATCCTTGTTCTTCACGGAGCTGTTTCAGTTTGCTTCCAAAAGAATGCATGTTTGCTCACCTCTCTCCCTATGATAGCAAATATAACATCATCGTGTACGCTACTTGCCGTTTACCAATGACAACGATCGGTTGAAAACCTGTTTACAGCCGTTTTACATAGCGGATTATGCATATATAAATCCGTGTTCAACAGTTGATCATAAAACATCGTTTTCGATTTTTTATCAGCTATTTTTCTACTTTCCAAACTTCCTATTGGGTTTGCTCGCTCCTTCTGACTGCGCTATACTGTAAAAGAACAAAAAGCGAGGTGAACGATGCCAGATAGCCTAAGTTGCCTTTTCTAAGACTATTTTTCAACTAAAGGAGCTGCTAGGCATAATGAACTCATTGAAAACAAACCGCCTCTACCTTCGGGAATTGGCAGACGAAGATGCCCCCGAGCTGTTCACCATTTGGTCAACGCCGGCGGTCACAAAATTTATGAATATCATTCCGTTAACGGATGTCACACAAGCAGAAGACATTATTAAGATGTTTGCACAGCTAAGCAAAGAAAAGAAAGGAAACCGATATTCGATTTTTCTCGCTGAAACAGGCGATCTGATTGGCACTTGCGGCTTTAACCAGCTTGATGCTGACAATGACAGAGGCGAAATTGGGTATGAATTAGGGGAACGTTATTGGGGCCATGGTTATATGAAGGAAGCGCTCATGAAATTGGTGGAAGTCGGCTTTGCTTCATTTGCATTAAATCGGATTGAAGCAAAAGTCGAACCAGAAAACAGCGCCTCGATTGGCTTGTTAGAGAAAATCGGTTTTCAAAATGAAGGGCTTTTGCGACAGTATGAAAAGGCAAAAGGCCGGTATATTGACCTTTATTTGTTTAGTTTATTAAAGGAAGAGTGGGCTTAACTAGTCCACTCTGAGACTGAGGCAAACAACGACATCGTTTGTCTACAGTCCGAGAGCGGGCTTAAGCCCGCTCTTTTCCTTTTAGCGTCTTCGTTGCCGAAGCGTTATTTTGTTTTCTCGCGCTTCGGTAATGATAACGGCCTCTAACGATGTTGAGTATACACAACCCGCCAAAAATGACAGCGAATGAGAGCGGATTTTCAAGCAGAAAGAATGAGCCAACGGCAACTGCCAGACAAACCGCTGCACTTAGAAAGTAAAGATGATGTCGAACCATTGTGATTCATCCCTTTGCGGACTTTTTTGTGAAACGCCCGTTTACGGACTTCGACATAGTTGCCAAGGCTCCTCTAATTCGTTGATCATTTTCCTTTTCTATCCTTTGATGCCAGTTAGCGTAACACCTTCAACAAAATATTTTTGCCCAAGAAAGAAGACAAGAATCGCCGGCAACGTCATGACAGTCGCCGCAGCCATAATTAAATTCCAGTCCGATGTATACGTGCCTTGGAGCTGCAAAAGACCGAGTGCCAGTGTAAACAATGATTCGTCATTTAAGTAAATCAATGGGCCGAAAAAGTCATTCCACACATTCGTGAAAGTGAAAAAGGCAACAACTAGTAGCGCAGGCTTGACAAGGGGCAGGAGCACAAAAACAAAAATTTGCACATAATTGGCGCCATCGATTAATGCCGCTTCGTCTAATTCCCGGGGAATACTCATAAAAAATTGCCTCATTAAAAAGATGAAGAAGCCACCACCGCCAAAAAAGCTTGGAAACACAAGAGGCCAATACGTATTAATAGCGCCAAGCTCCGTCCAAAGCATAAAGGTTGGGATTAATGTGACGGCAGGTGGAAGCATCATCGTGGCAATAATGAGTGTAAACCAGATATTTTTCCCTGGAAATTGAAGGCGTGCAAAACCAAAACCGCACATGCAACTTGTCAACACTGTCCCGATTAGGACAGGAATCAGGATAAACAGTGTATTTTTCAAATACAAGCCGAATTCAACCACTTCAAAAATTTCAATAAAATTTCCCCATAGCCAATGATCCGGCAACATTTTCGGCGGAAATTGGAAAATTTCAGAAGAGGTCATGAGCGCACTTCGTACCATCCAGAAAAATGGCAGCAACGACAGAGCCGCTCCGAAAAGCAACAGGCAATAAGCGATGATTTTCCAGCCTCGGCTTCGCATTATTTGCCACCTCCGTAGAAAACCCAGCCTTTGCCCCATCTAAAAATCAACACCGTGAACAACGAGACAACAAGGAACAAAATCCACGCTAATGCGCTGGCATACCCCATATTACTGTGGACAAATGCTTCTCGATAAATTAAATACACATAAAACAAACTTGCGTTATTGGGCCCTCCCTCTGTCATAATATAGGCTTGGTTAAACGTTTGAAATGCGCCGATTAGTCCCATAATCAAATTGAAGAAAATGATTGGCGAAATAGTAGGGATTGTCACAAAGCGGAACTGGTGCCAAGCATTTCCGCCATCCAACTCGACTGCTTCCAATTGGTCTTTCGGGATTTCTTGCAAACCGGCTAGAAAAATGAGCGCAGCGCCGCCACAGCCCCATATGCTTAACAAAATCAGCGACGGGATAACCGATGCCTCGTCATAGATCCACATAGAGGCAGGGAGCCCAAAGAAGCGGAGAATGCCATTGAGCAGGCCAAATTCTGGATTAAACAACCACATCCATAAAATGTTTGCTGCCACTGCTGGCACAAGTACAGGCAAATAAAAGAGCGTCCGCCACAGCCCTTGCCCTTTTATCTTCATGTTCATAAGCAGAGCGATCAACAAGGCAGCGACGAGTGTGGCGGCAGTGCTGGCAAACGCAAAATACAACGTAACGACAAGTGCTTGCTTAAAATAAAGATCTTCTGTGAAAATGGTTATATAATTGTCGAACCCAATCCAATTGATTGTGTCCGCGATCACTTGGTAATCGGTAAAGCTCAAAACCAAGCTGGCAACAATCGGGCCAATTGTCCAAACGAGCAAGCCTAAAATCGCCGGCAGCGTAAACAGATAGCCAGCAAGATGCTCTTTTCTCGCAAACCGAGTCGTTTTTTTCCTAGCCCCCATCGACGGTTTCAGCGGTTCAATGTCCACATTTGCCCCCTCCCTACTCATATTTGTCGCCAAACTGGCGTTTCATCCTTGGCATAATGTCATCAAGTACGACTTCCTCTGCTGTTTTGTTGTTTAGCCATAGCTGGTCTAAGGCAGGTGAAATGATGTCGCCTGCTTTTTGCCGATCATCCCAAAAATAATTCGGGTTTTGGACAACGTAGTCTTTAGCCCAGTCGACCACTGCCTCTTCGTATTCAGGTGGATGAATCGGCGTGTCGATCCAACGCTCTATTTTTTCACGATCC is a genomic window of Shouchella clausii containing:
- a CDS encoding helix-turn-helix domain-containing protein yields the protein MHSFGSKLKQLREEQGFSQEQLAKELNVSRQAVWKWETDKGLPDIQNIVRLSELFDVTTDYLLKESELIAEPTPTRKWNSEEDIGFYLGMILILVGGLAFEGSTSWILISIGLVFLVFFDELLISIKRFFSNRDN
- a CDS encoding carbohydrate ABC transporter permease, with product MGARKKTTRFARKEHLAGYLFTLPAILGLLVWTIGPIVASLVLSFTDYQVIADTINWIGFDNYITIFTEDLYFKQALVVTLYFAFASTAATLVAALLIALLMNMKIKGQGLWRTLFYLPVLVPAVAANILWMWLFNPEFGLLNGILRFFGLPASMWIYDEASVIPSLILLSIWGCGGAALIFLAGLQEIPKDQLEAVELDGGNAWHQFRFVTIPTISPIIFFNLIMGLIGAFQTFNQAYIMTEGGPNNASLFYVYLIYREAFVHSNMGYASALAWILFLVVSLFTVLIFRWGKGWVFYGGGK
- a CDS encoding carbohydrate ABC transporter permease, which codes for MRSRGWKIIAYCLLLFGAALSLLPFFWMVRSALMTSSEIFQFPPKMLPDHWLWGNFIEIFEVVEFGLYLKNTLFILIPVLIGTVLTSCMCGFGFARLQFPGKNIWFTLIIATMMLPPAVTLIPTFMLWTELGAINTYWPLVFPSFFGGGGFFIFLMRQFFMSIPRELDEAALIDGANYVQIFVFVLLPLVKPALLVVAFFTFTNVWNDFFGPLIYLNDESLFTLALGLLQLQGTYTSDWNLIMAAATVMTLPAILVFFLGQKYFVEGVTLTGIKG
- a CDS encoding GNAT family N-acetyltransferase; this translates as MNSLKTNRLYLRELADEDAPELFTIWSTPAVTKFMNIIPLTDVTQAEDIIKMFAQLSKEKKGNRYSIFLAETGDLIGTCGFNQLDADNDRGEIGYELGERYWGHGYMKEALMKLVEVGFASFALNRIEAKVEPENSASIGLLEKIGFQNEGLLRQYEKAKGRYIDLYLFSLLKEEWA